Proteins encoded by one window of Lacipirellulaceae bacterium:
- the ftsH gene encoding ATP-dependent zinc metalloprotease FtsH, which yields MEPSSDEKKQSADKRGEKKPAPQGGNLVWYFLGIFIILLLLGTIFNSNNALTLKMSELEQLLVASNPENTDSPQFILIDRKDLKKPVQLKLSDPQDIVVGATSVTGRVRQFTRELAGGETESVLGDPGKANSAFNEDKDPVKFRVDRLPTETRIVDILAENNIEGWKYEQTPSQWLGLLPVLMLTGMFVLLMIIMLRRMGGAGSPMAFGRSKGKLMAQDDLDVSFDDVAGIEEAVDELREVVDFLKNPERYHRLGGRIPKGVLLVGPPGTGKTLLAKAVAGEAEVPFYSLSGSDFVEMFVGVGAARVRDMFGQAEQRSPCIIFIDELDALGKTRGSGQMGGHDEREQTLNALLVEMDGFGTNSGVIVMGATNRPETLDPALLRPGRFDRHVLVDRPDVAGREEILEVHLQNIKVDEKVDVKRIAAITSGFVGADLANLVNEAALLAARNGKKAVGMDELNEAVERSAAGLEKKSRIMQEDEKQRLAYHEAGHALVAYALPNTDPVHKVSIIPRGFGALGYMMQRPEHDRFMMTRDQLKSQIQVCLGGTVAEEIVYDGDIGNGATSDLERATNIARSMVMDFGMSPLGRVKFRENQRNQFLGGGEFGGSQGHSEQTAREIDEEVNKYIEEGLEKVRRILEERRGTLDAITNILIEQETIEGDEFREIMEEHGGGPRVVPGTDAEPKRAKADEEQSAGESEASGS from the coding sequence ATGGAACCCTCCAGCGACGAGAAAAAGCAATCGGCTGACAAGCGTGGCGAGAAGAAGCCAGCCCCCCAGGGAGGCAACCTCGTTTGGTACTTCCTCGGCATTTTCATCATCCTGCTGCTGCTGGGTACGATCTTCAACAGCAACAATGCGCTCACGCTCAAGATGAGTGAGCTGGAGCAGTTGCTTGTCGCCAGCAACCCCGAGAATACCGATTCGCCTCAATTCATCCTGATCGATCGAAAAGATCTTAAGAAACCAGTCCAACTCAAGCTAAGCGATCCTCAGGATATTGTCGTTGGAGCGACCTCGGTGACGGGGCGGGTTCGCCAGTTCACACGCGAACTAGCTGGTGGTGAGACAGAGTCAGTCTTAGGCGACCCAGGCAAGGCGAACAGCGCGTTCAACGAAGACAAAGACCCCGTCAAGTTCCGCGTCGATCGCTTGCCGACCGAAACCCGCATCGTCGATATCCTGGCTGAGAACAACATTGAGGGATGGAAATACGAACAGACGCCTAGCCAGTGGTTGGGCCTGCTGCCGGTCCTGATGCTGACCGGCATGTTCGTCCTGTTGATGATCATCATGCTGCGACGGATGGGCGGTGCCGGTTCGCCCATGGCATTTGGCCGCAGCAAAGGGAAGTTGATGGCGCAGGACGATCTCGACGTTTCGTTCGACGATGTGGCTGGCATTGAAGAGGCCGTCGATGAGCTTCGCGAAGTGGTTGACTTCTTAAAGAACCCCGAGCGTTACCATCGTCTTGGTGGCCGCATTCCCAAGGGTGTCCTACTCGTTGGACCTCCAGGTACCGGAAAGACACTACTGGCTAAGGCTGTCGCAGGCGAAGCGGAAGTGCCGTTTTACAGTCTCTCAGGTAGCGACTTCGTCGAAATGTTTGTCGGCGTCGGTGCGGCCCGGGTTCGCGACATGTTCGGCCAAGCGGAACAGCGCTCTCCTTGCATTATCTTTATTGATGAGCTTGATGCCCTCGGCAAAACCCGTGGCAGTGGTCAAATGGGTGGGCACGATGAGCGTGAGCAAACACTCAATGCTTTGTTGGTAGAAATGGACGGCTTCGGAACCAACAGCGGTGTGATCGTCATGGGCGCCACCAACCGCCCCGAAACGCTCGACCCCGCCCTGCTCCGCCCCGGTCGTTTCGATCGCCATGTGTTGGTCGATCGTCCCGACGTTGCCGGGCGCGAAGAGATCCTCGAAGTGCATCTTCAAAACATCAAGGTCGATGAAAAAGTTGACGTGAAGCGGATCGCCGCGATCACAAGCGGATTCGTCGGTGCGGATCTCGCGAATCTTGTCAACGAAGCGGCTCTGCTGGCTGCCCGCAATGGCAAGAAAGCGGTCGGCATGGATGAGCTTAACGAGGCGGTCGAACGCTCCGCTGCTGGCTTGGAAAAGAAAAGCCGCATCATGCAGGAGGACGAGAAGCAACGTCTCGCTTACCACGAAGCGGGGCACGCACTTGTCGCTTACGCCTTGCCGAATACGGATCCCGTGCACAAGGTTTCGATCATTCCTCGAGGATTTGGTGCCTTGGGCTACATGATGCAGCGTCCCGAGCACGACCGGTTCATGATGACGCGAGACCAGCTCAAGAGTCAGATCCAAGTCTGTCTCGGCGGTACCGTCGCTGAAGAGATCGTCTACGACGGCGACATCGGCAATGGTGCCACCAGCGACTTGGAGCGTGCCACCAACATTGCCCGTAGTATGGTGATGGATTTTGGTATGAGTCCGCTGGGTCGCGTGAAATTCCGCGAGAACCAACGGAACCAATTCCTCGGCGGAGGAGAGTTTGGCGGCTCGCAAGGCCACAGTGAACAGACCGCCCGTGAGATCGACGAGGAAGTCAATAAGTACATTGAGGAAGGCCTCGAGAAAGTACGACGCATTCTCGAGGAACGCCGAGGCACGCTCGACGCAATCACCAACATCCTGATCGAGCAGGAAACGATCGAAGGGGACGAGTTCCGCGAGATCATGGAAGAACACGGCGGCGGACCCAGGGTGGTCCCTGGAACCGATGCCGAGCCGAAACGCGCCAAGGCTGACGAAGAGCAAAGTGCCGGCGAGAGCGAAGCGTCAGGCTCGTAG
- the dxr gene encoding 1-deoxy-D-xylulose-5-phosphate reductoisomerase → MPVAKSIAVFGSTGSIGKNALEVIASSGGQLSAVALSAHSKCELLLEQAQQLRPRWVIVTDSEAARQFDWKYLPVDCELLIGPESLNRIASEPDVDVVLAAIVGSAGLQSTWTALENGKTVALANKETLVMAGRLMMELARENDGQLVPVDSEHSALFQALQAGKTSEVDKLIITGSGGPFRHATPVELQQVTVAEALDHPTWNMGPKNTIDSATLMNKALEIIEARWLFDIPAEKISVAIHPQSIVHSLVEFIDGSILAQMSPPDMKMPIQYALNYPDRQPAVAERLDWTQAFHLEFEPPNPERFPALLLGAECAKRGGTSGAVLSAANEAAVGGFLDGELHFTEIVPACRSILGAHHFEPNPSLERLVELDRWAREEVSRWVCA, encoded by the coding sequence ATGCCTGTCGCCAAATCCATCGCCGTTTTCGGCTCGACAGGCAGCATTGGCAAAAACGCTCTCGAAGTGATTGCTAGCAGTGGCGGACAGTTGTCTGCGGTAGCGTTATCGGCTCACTCGAAGTGCGAGTTACTGCTCGAACAAGCCCAGCAGCTTCGCCCGCGGTGGGTGATCGTCACCGACAGCGAAGCAGCCCGGCAGTTCGACTGGAAGTATCTGCCCGTCGATTGCGAGCTGCTGATTGGCCCCGAATCACTCAATCGAATCGCGTCCGAACCCGACGTTGATGTCGTGCTGGCGGCCATTGTGGGCAGCGCGGGCTTACAAAGCACCTGGACGGCGTTGGAAAATGGCAAAACCGTCGCCCTCGCCAACAAAGAGACGCTCGTCATGGCCGGCCGCCTGATGATGGAGCTCGCTCGCGAGAACGACGGCCAGCTTGTTCCGGTCGACAGCGAGCACAGCGCCCTGTTCCAGGCATTGCAGGCGGGAAAGACCAGCGAAGTCGACAAGCTGATCATCACCGGCAGTGGCGGTCCGTTTCGGCATGCGACCCCTGTCGAACTTCAACAAGTGACCGTTGCCGAGGCGCTCGATCATCCCACCTGGAACATGGGTCCCAAGAATACGATTGATTCAGCGACGTTGATGAACAAGGCGCTAGAGATCATTGAAGCACGCTGGTTGTTCGATATTCCGGCGGAGAAAATTTCGGTAGCGATTCATCCGCAGTCGATTGTGCATTCGCTGGTCGAGTTCATTGACGGATCGATCCTGGCTCAGATGAGCCCCCCCGACATGAAGATGCCTATCCAGTACGCTCTGAACTACCCGGATCGACAGCCCGCTGTGGCTGAACGCTTGGATTGGACGCAGGCGTTTCACCTGGAGTTCGAGCCCCCCAACCCTGAGCGATTCCCGGCACTTTTGCTGGGGGCCGAGTGTGCTAAAAGGGGCGGAACCAGCGGAGCGGTGCTGAGTGCAGCCAACGAAGCTGCTGTTGGGGGCTTCCTTGACGGTGAGCTACACTTTACGGAAATCGTCCCCGCCTGCCGAAGCATCCTGGGGGCCCACCATTTTGAACCAAATCCTTCGTTGGAACGCCTCGTCGAACTCGACCGTTGGGCCCGCGAAGAAGTTAGCCGTTGGGTATGTGCATGA
- a CDS encoding SdrD B-like domain-containing protein has protein sequence MAPKASKSSVSFPSFFRNRKSDPSATTKLGFETLESRELLAADMADIVGTLYANLAGDNDPTNDLVVSGASAALYRDGGNGQFDGAGSGDDTRIGSTITTDSNGQYRFESLGPGRYFVKITPPEGMHFQEGEDVREVVITDQEAEFAEGPAIDSFESEQRVSASPPLPSSDPSRMADSTVLGGERDLYVTLTEGTDRFSAVSLTSGDGLIRLASDTTVTGDAKIVWDGFDNSASGVNATGLGGVDLTEGDGSRMTGIALTVGADHPNSVVKMKIYTDANNWSEFTTVVPETQGGRATQYLVFGFEDTPDSRAGNGADFTNVGAIEVTFEGVSAVDGQVSLIGLVGRTTKQLDFVVEPELCLGDHVWADENNNGQFDPGEQGIAGVQVNLYEDTDGNNEYTAGVDAFLGSDVTDVTGRYKFADLFPGKYVVQVDEDNFNEGLPLAGLVSSTGNDPASDPDDNINEDDNGTRVVGAGVVSKAIMLTGEAEPTNDGDNDPNTNLTVDFGFYGFDLELDKDIDAGDGNRVNPEDRLVYTIDIFNNGPSTAFDARLEDTLAANTQFVSASSSNGAQVNHSNGELTSNLGDIAPGETVTITVTVDIDSDATGMIINTATVIAPNEIDLSNNSDKVTNSVDPIIDLTIEKTDSDDPVKPGQEFDYILRATNNGPSDATGVQVVDTLPDEVQFVSASQTPVSNSGGVVRFNVGNLAAGASRTINITVRVDEGFVGTLLNVAEVSGNEEESNYNNNEDDEPTVVDPVIDLQIVKTDSEDPVSPGEGFTYTLEIRNNGPSEATGVTIVDTLPETGIEFQGASVANSRDGRDVTFQIGDLASGESRTVEVQVVVDQAFVGTLLNRAEVSGNEEETTYANNVDTEETVVVAEPASISGKVYVDRNDNGIFESNERPIAGVTVILTGNDFQGNPVRRETVTDAGGMYMFTDLQPGQYNITEQQPTRYRDGQETVGNNGDPSGSAPQGLAALDQFDSDGDVISSGFGGIQLVAGADGFDYNFGELANGNGSKQDYLVNSTW, from the coding sequence ATGGCGCCCAAAGCATCGAAGTCGAGCGTTTCCTTTCCCAGCTTCTTCCGCAATCGCAAGTCGGATCCTTCAGCCACAACGAAACTAGGATTCGAAACCCTAGAATCGCGTGAGCTGCTAGCCGCCGATATGGCAGACATCGTCGGGACGCTCTACGCAAACCTGGCGGGCGACAACGACCCTACAAACGACTTGGTGGTTTCTGGCGCTTCCGCGGCCCTCTATCGGGATGGCGGCAACGGACAGTTCGATGGTGCCGGCAGCGGCGACGACACGCGCATTGGCTCCACCATCACGACCGACAGCAACGGCCAGTACCGCTTTGAAAGTCTCGGCCCCGGTCGTTATTTCGTCAAAATCACTCCACCTGAAGGGATGCACTTTCAAGAGGGTGAGGACGTCCGCGAAGTCGTGATCACGGACCAGGAAGCGGAGTTTGCCGAAGGACCAGCGATCGACTCGTTCGAATCCGAACAGCGCGTCTCGGCCTCGCCGCCGTTGCCTTCGAGCGACCCCTCGCGCATGGCGGATAGCACCGTCCTTGGCGGTGAACGCGATCTCTATGTGACACTCACTGAGGGGACGGATCGTTTCTCTGCCGTGTCACTGACTTCCGGCGATGGGCTCATCCGACTCGCTAGTGACACGACCGTCACTGGCGACGCAAAAATTGTGTGGGACGGATTCGACAACAGTGCCTCGGGCGTCAATGCCACAGGTCTTGGTGGCGTCGATTTGACCGAAGGCGACGGCAGTCGCATGACGGGCATCGCGCTGACCGTCGGTGCAGACCATCCGAACTCGGTCGTGAAGATGAAGATCTACACCGACGCTAACAACTGGAGTGAGTTCACAACGGTTGTCCCCGAGACACAGGGCGGGAGAGCAACGCAGTACTTGGTTTTCGGCTTTGAGGATACGCCAGACAGCCGCGCAGGAAACGGGGCAGACTTCACCAACGTCGGGGCGATCGAAGTCACCTTCGAAGGTGTTTCGGCCGTGGATGGTCAAGTCTCGCTGATTGGTCTCGTAGGAAGGACCACCAAGCAGCTTGACTTCGTTGTCGAGCCGGAACTTTGCCTCGGCGATCACGTTTGGGCAGATGAGAACAACAACGGCCAGTTCGACCCCGGCGAGCAGGGCATCGCTGGCGTTCAAGTAAACCTCTATGAGGACACCGACGGCAACAACGAGTACACCGCGGGCGTTGATGCCTTCCTGGGCAGTGATGTGACCGATGTGACGGGACGGTACAAGTTCGCCGACCTCTTCCCGGGCAAGTACGTTGTTCAGGTCGATGAAGACAACTTCAATGAAGGTTTGCCGCTGGCTGGGCTTGTCAGCAGCACTGGTAACGACCCCGCTTCCGATCCCGACGACAATATCAACGAGGACGACAACGGTACGCGTGTCGTTGGTGCCGGCGTCGTGAGTAAGGCGATCATGCTCACCGGCGAAGCAGAGCCAACCAACGATGGGGACAACGATCCGAACACCAACCTTACTGTCGACTTTGGCTTCTACGGGTTCGATCTCGAGCTCGACAAGGACATTGACGCCGGTGACGGCAATCGTGTGAACCCCGAGGATCGTTTGGTCTACACGATCGACATCTTCAACAACGGACCCTCAACTGCCTTTGATGCTCGTCTCGAAGATACACTCGCCGCGAATACGCAGTTTGTTTCAGCCAGCAGTTCCAACGGAGCTCAAGTCAATCATTCCAATGGTGAGTTGACTTCGAACCTGGGAGACATTGCTCCCGGTGAAACCGTGACGATCACGGTCACCGTCGACATCGACTCGGATGCCACCGGGATGATTATAAACACCGCTACGGTGATCGCACCCAACGAAATCGACCTGAGCAACAACTCCGACAAGGTGACCAACTCGGTCGATCCGATCATCGATCTCACGATCGAGAAGACCGACAGTGACGACCCGGTCAAGCCTGGACAAGAGTTCGATTACATTCTCCGGGCCACCAACAACGGACCTTCGGATGCCACCGGCGTGCAAGTGGTTGACACATTGCCTGATGAAGTGCAATTCGTCTCCGCTTCCCAGACGCCGGTGAGCAACTCCGGCGGTGTGGTCCGATTTAACGTCGGCAACCTAGCGGCAGGAGCTTCGCGCACGATCAACATCACGGTCCGTGTTGACGAAGGCTTCGTCGGAACGCTTCTAAACGTCGCAGAAGTCAGTGGCAACGAAGAGGAATCCAACTACAACAATAACGAAGATGACGAGCCAACGGTCGTCGATCCGGTCATCGATCTGCAAATCGTCAAGACCGACAGTGAAGATCCGGTCAGCCCCGGGGAAGGCTTTACCTACACCCTAGAAATCCGCAACAACGGCCCTTCTGAAGCCACCGGCGTGACGATCGTTGATACGCTCCCTGAGACCGGCATTGAGTTCCAGGGTGCCTCAGTGGCAAACTCTCGCGATGGTCGCGACGTCACCTTCCAGATCGGTGACTTAGCGAGCGGCGAATCGCGCACCGTAGAAGTGCAAGTGGTCGTGGACCAAGCATTCGTCGGCACTTTGCTCAACCGAGCGGAAGTCAGTGGCAATGAAGAGGAAACCACCTACGCAAATAATGTCGATACGGAAGAGACCGTCGTCGTGGCCGAACCGGCCAGCATCAGTGGTAAGGTGTACGTCGATCGCAACGATAACGGCATCTTCGAATCGAACGAGCGTCCCATCGCGGGAGTGACCGTGATTCTCACGGGTAACGATTTCCAAGGAAATCCAGTCCGACGCGAAACCGTCACCGATGCCGGCGGCATGTATATGTTCACTGACTTGCAGCCGGGCCAATACAACATTACCGAGCAACAACCGACTCGATATAGAGATGGCCAAGAAACGGTCGGCAATAATGGCGACCCCTCGGGATCCGCACCACAGGGACTTGCCGCCTTGGATCAATTTGATAGCGACGGCGACGTCATCAGCAGCGGCTTTGGCGGCATCCAACTGGTCGCTGGAGCGGATGGCTTTGATTATAACTTTGGAGAGCTTGCCAACGGCAACGGTTCCAAGCAGGACTATCTCGTCAACTCGACTTGGTAA
- a CDS encoding sigma-70 family RNA polymerase sigma factor — MWPESDKTEKLLSNARGGDAVAVNQLLERHRNAVRRMIDLRMDQVLKRRVDASDIVQEVMIDANRRLQDYLANPVMPFHLWLRQMAKDRLIDAHRRHRQTARRSMDREQPLVSAAGNESSVDLIGQLSDQELTPAAAATWHELQARFEDACRRLDDMDQEIVFMRHFEHMSNSDAAEALKLTPQATSMRYLRAMRRLRKLMEGDDPDRTDTNLAGDEESQES; from the coding sequence ATGTGGCCAGAATCTGACAAGACGGAAAAGCTACTGAGCAACGCCCGTGGTGGCGACGCAGTAGCTGTGAATCAATTGCTGGAGCGCCACCGCAATGCGGTGCGCAGAATGATCGACCTGCGGATGGATCAGGTCCTCAAGCGACGTGTCGATGCTAGCGATATCGTGCAAGAGGTCATGATCGACGCGAATCGTCGGCTGCAAGACTACCTTGCCAATCCGGTGATGCCCTTTCATTTATGGCTCCGCCAGATGGCGAAAGACCGACTGATCGACGCCCATCGCCGTCATCGCCAGACCGCCCGACGCAGTATGGATCGCGAGCAACCGCTTGTCTCAGCGGCAGGGAACGAATCCTCGGTCGATCTCATCGGGCAGCTCAGCGATCAGGAACTCACTCCCGCGGCTGCTGCAACTTGGCATGAGCTGCAAGCGCGTTTCGAAGATGCGTGTCGCCGACTGGATGACATGGATCAAGAGATTGTCTTCATGCGGCACTTCGAGCACATGTCCAACAGCGACGCCGCCGAAGCGCTAAAGCTTACGCCCCAGGCTACTAGCATGCGTTACTTACGTGCCATGCGACGGTTGAGAAAACTCATGGAGGGAGACGATCCAGATCGAACCGATACCAACCTTGCCGGGGACGAGGAGTCTCAAGAGTCGTAG
- a CDS encoding BBP7 family outer membrane beta-barrel protein has translation MSKLSCRRFLTAFAVLLLAVEVTEVSAQTSSSDRNAMQRRADRRRLRGEALRSGETDQAAGKFIDSIFADKAPSDPLSSKRKRTSATLNGKQSIAARTAPWRGKLVNNPDTSDGSPPYALLDRYGKVKRYVESSESVDLDPYLGETVTVRRDTGTTLLASQLILPQSGSGADEIDNALQLAQYEQAMVPQSDALYLDGPSDGLDFGLPMGGCVGCGDPVCSKPGCGFGSRPIFYARGEYLQWWLEGMNTPPLVIQDTMPIVNPGVGDDVEFQDPGTDFIYGGNRILEEGRDGYRITLGYWFDDYGNWGIEGDYLDLEQISEQFSAGQLDGVVPDTVIGRPFIAVAILDRDGDGVIDPEDLNIGRAVQEVDTEDLDGNVTVRSRSDFSTAGIRFMHGLCCRESCDIGCGDCVGGCDSCTGCGSGVGGGAGWLPGVRRTDFLWGIRWADLDEQLWIREDLIERGTAPDAFIVNDMFDTTNQFTGAEVGFRWQWERQRWSLDLLSKIALGNTEQTVRINGSTTRTPDGGAPETVPGGLLALPAGSTTPNVPGNIGVYERDQFSVMPELGIKLGYMFTDRLRLSAGYTFLYWSNVVRPGDQITLQIDPNKVPRFDGNETGIAPEFRMIETGMWAQGLDFGAEYRW, from the coding sequence ATGAGTAAGCTCTCTTGTCGTCGGTTTTTAACTGCCTTCGCAGTTTTGCTCCTTGCCGTTGAAGTCACTGAAGTCAGTGCCCAGACCTCATCTTCCGACCGCAATGCGATGCAAAGACGGGCTGACCGTCGTCGGCTCCGTGGCGAGGCACTTCGCAGCGGCGAAACGGACCAAGCCGCAGGGAAATTCATCGATTCGATCTTCGCCGATAAAGCCCCCAGCGATCCGCTTTCCTCGAAGAGAAAACGCACTTCGGCCACACTCAATGGAAAACAGAGTATCGCAGCGCGAACCGCTCCTTGGCGTGGCAAGCTTGTGAACAATCCAGACACAAGCGACGGAAGCCCGCCCTACGCATTGCTTGATCGCTACGGCAAGGTGAAACGCTACGTGGAGTCAAGCGAGAGTGTTGATCTTGACCCCTATCTCGGTGAAACCGTCACCGTGCGCCGTGATACAGGGACAACCTTGCTCGCCAGTCAACTCATTTTGCCCCAAAGCGGCAGCGGTGCCGATGAGATCGACAACGCATTGCAACTTGCTCAGTACGAACAAGCAATGGTACCACAGTCGGACGCACTGTACTTAGATGGTCCCTCGGACGGCCTCGACTTTGGCTTACCGATGGGCGGTTGCGTGGGCTGTGGCGACCCCGTCTGCTCGAAGCCTGGTTGCGGGTTTGGCTCGCGACCGATCTTCTACGCTCGCGGTGAATACCTGCAGTGGTGGCTTGAAGGTATGAATACGCCACCACTGGTGATTCAAGATACGATGCCCATCGTTAATCCTGGCGTTGGGGACGACGTGGAATTTCAGGACCCGGGAACTGATTTTATCTACGGCGGCAATCGAATTCTTGAAGAAGGTCGCGATGGATACCGTATCACGCTTGGATATTGGTTCGACGACTACGGCAACTGGGGCATCGAAGGCGACTATCTTGACCTAGAGCAAATCTCGGAACAATTCTCCGCGGGTCAACTTGACGGTGTCGTTCCCGATACGGTGATTGGGCGTCCCTTTATCGCAGTTGCCATCTTGGATCGAGATGGGGATGGGGTGATTGATCCTGAAGATCTGAATATCGGTCGAGCCGTCCAAGAAGTGGATACAGAAGACCTTGATGGTAACGTCACGGTCCGATCCCGTAGTGATTTTTCGACTGCCGGAATTCGTTTTATGCACGGACTCTGCTGCCGAGAATCCTGCGACATTGGCTGTGGCGATTGCGTGGGGGGGTGCGATAGTTGCACGGGCTGTGGCAGCGGCGTCGGCGGCGGGGCGGGTTGGTTGCCAGGGGTGCGCCGCACCGATTTCCTCTGGGGCATACGCTGGGCCGATCTTGATGAGCAACTTTGGATTCGAGAAGATCTGATCGAGCGAGGTACTGCTCCTGACGCTTTCATTGTCAACGACATGTTCGACACCACCAACCAGTTCACAGGCGCTGAGGTCGGCTTTCGCTGGCAGTGGGAACGGCAACGTTGGTCGCTTGATCTCCTCTCGAAAATTGCGCTCGGCAACACCGAGCAAACTGTCCGAATCAACGGCAGTACAACGCGCACTCCTGACGGCGGAGCCCCCGAGACCGTTCCCGGCGGACTACTTGCTCTTCCAGCTGGAAGTACGACACCAAACGTTCCCGGTAACATCGGCGTGTACGAACGGGATCAATTCAGCGTCATGCCTGAACTCGGGATTAAGCTGGGCTACATGTTTACCGATCGGCTACGCCTTTCCGCGGGCTATACCTTCCTGTACTGGAGCAACGTTGTTCGACCGGGCGACCAAATTACGCTACAGATCGACCCCAACAAGGTCCCACGCTTCGACGGTAACGAAACAGGCATCGCACCGGAATTCCGCATGATTGAGACAGGAATGTGGGCTCAAGGACTTGACTTTGGTGCGGAATACCGCTGGTAG
- a CDS encoding (2Fe-2S)-binding protein, with amino-acid sequence MQPSDELCLCFHVTRRKVENYIRLEKPRRVGQLADCYGAGTGCGWCRPFLERLFEAAQAGNAQEVELPSPEQYASERSDYVSDGRGTPPPVAG; translated from the coding sequence ATGCAACCCAGCGACGAACTCTGCCTCTGCTTTCACGTCACGCGACGGAAAGTCGAGAATTACATTCGTCTCGAGAAGCCGCGACGCGTGGGCCAACTGGCCGATTGCTACGGAGCCGGCACCGGCTGCGGTTGGTGCCGTCCGTTTTTGGAGCGACTTTTCGAGGCGGCTCAAGCAGGGAATGCTCAGGAAGTGGAACTTCCCTCGCCTGAGCAATATGCATCGGAACGAAGCGATTACGTGAGCGACGGACGCGGCACGCCTCCACCGGTAGCGGGTTAG
- a CDS encoding M20/M25/M40 family metallo-hydrolase — protein MSKGSLPTKEFSSVSTKDKSLERRASNLLMRLLALKGPSGDERAVVKFISKELQKAGVPAAALTLDDAHHRSAMGGHTGNLVLKLPGTIRGPRRMLTAHMDTVPICQGARPVREGRRIDSADEHTGLGGDDRTGCGVLLTTALEIFRRGLPHPPLTFLWTVQEEVGLHGARNAKLSLLGRPKLAFNFDGSHVNRLIVGATGGYRMKIIIKGVASHAGGHPERGVSAISIASLAISDLVEKGWHGLIAKGRNQGTSNVGVISGGQATNVVTDHVELRAEARSHDPKFRLKIVNEIEKAFHRAAKKVKNIDKQAGSVMIDGQLDYESFRLQETEPCVQAAREAVGAESLEADFAIANGGLDANWLSARGIPTVSLGCGQNEIHTVDEWVNLDEYMHAVRVALRLATAT, from the coding sequence ATGTCCAAAGGTTCTCTGCCAACCAAAGAGTTCTCGTCCGTTTCGACGAAGGATAAATCGCTAGAGCGGCGAGCTTCGAACCTCTTGATGCGACTGCTCGCGTTGAAGGGGCCCAGTGGTGATGAACGCGCCGTTGTGAAGTTCATTAGCAAAGAGTTACAGAAGGCGGGAGTGCCTGCTGCCGCGCTGACGCTTGACGATGCGCATCATCGTTCGGCGATGGGGGGCCATACGGGAAACCTCGTGTTGAAGTTGCCAGGCACGATACGCGGACCTCGCAGGATGCTCACAGCTCACATGGATACGGTGCCGATTTGCCAAGGTGCTCGACCCGTACGCGAAGGTCGCCGGATTGACTCCGCAGATGAGCATACCGGTTTGGGTGGAGACGACCGTACTGGTTGTGGCGTCCTTCTGACAACGGCTTTGGAAATCTTCCGCCGAGGTCTGCCGCATCCTCCGCTGACTTTTCTTTGGACTGTTCAAGAGGAAGTCGGTTTGCATGGTGCACGCAATGCGAAACTCTCGTTGTTAGGACGCCCCAAGCTAGCTTTCAATTTCGATGGAAGTCACGTGAACCGCCTAATCGTCGGAGCGACTGGCGGGTATCGGATGAAGATCATTATCAAGGGCGTCGCCAGCCACGCGGGGGGACATCCTGAGCGGGGCGTGAGCGCTATCTCGATCGCTTCATTGGCGATTTCTGACCTTGTCGAGAAAGGTTGGCACGGGCTGATAGCGAAGGGCCGTAACCAAGGCACCAGTAACGTTGGCGTCATCAGCGGCGGGCAAGCCACCAACGTGGTGACCGACCATGTCGAACTCCGCGCCGAAGCTCGCAGCCACGATCCGAAATTCCGTTTGAAGATCGTTAACGAAATCGAGAAAGCCTTTCACCGAGCAGCAAAGAAAGTGAAGAACATCGATAAGCAAGCAGGCAGCGTGATGATCGACGGGCAACTCGATTACGAATCGTTTCGCTTGCAGGAGACAGAGCCCTGTGTGCAAGCCGCCCGCGAGGCGGTGGGGGCGGAGTCCTTAGAAGCTGACTTCGCAATTGCCAACGGCGGGCTTGACGCGAATTGGCTGTCAGCCCGTGGTATCCCCACTGTTTCCCTTGGCTGTGGTCAGAATGAGATCCACACCGTCGACGAGTGGGTCAACCTTGACGAATATATGCACGCGGTGCGAGTCGCCTTGCGTTTAGCGACCGCGACGTAG